ACTGTCGGCTATATTACATCCCTTATTCTGGACGCCACAGGTTTCTCTGCAGCCCAGCAGGCCGCATTTGATCCCGGCACCCTCCAGAATTGGACTGCCCCTGCGCTCGTCAGTTTTTCCAAGATAGCCGATGCCCCGATCCTGGCAATCCCCAACTTCGTATTCCCCACCTGGAATCTTGAAGCCATCCTGTTCATTGTCCCGGTAGCAATCGCTCCGGCCATCGAGCACTTCGGAGACATCCTCGCTATTGGCGGCATTTCCGGTAAGGATTACGTCAAAGATCCCGGTGTGCAGAACACCCTGCTCGGCGACGGTGTTGCCACTTCCCTGGCAGCCTGTCTCGGCGGCCCCCCGAACACCACATACTCCGAGGTTTCCGGCGCAGTGGCTCTGACCCGCTCCTTCAACCCGGCGATCATGACATGGGCTGCCATCACCGCCATTCTGCTGGCCTTTGTCGGCAAGCTCGGCGCATTCCTCGGCACCATCCCAGTTCCTGTCATGGGCGGCATCATGATCCTGCTGTTCGGCGCTATCACCGTCATCGGCATCAACACCCTGGTTCGTGCCGGAACTGACCTGATGCTCCCGCGCAACCTCGCAATTGTGGCCATGATTCTGGTCTTCGGTATCGGCGGCATGAGCTTTGACCTCGTTATCGTCAAACTCGGCGGTATCGGTCTGGCCGGTATCCTCGGCGTCGTCCTGAACCTTATCCTGCCTTGCAAGGACTGCGACCAGCCTTTGCCGGATGAGATCAGCCCCTCAGCCCCGGATCACCACACCGACCTCTAAGATATAAACGCATTCAAAGCCCCTCTTCATGGAAGAGGGGCTTTTCTTTTGCCCTTCCTCCACCCACATATCTTCATTTCGCCATTTCTCATTCACGACTCACGCGAAAAATAACAAGACGCAGTCGCAAGACATATAAACCAACGTAAATGAGGTGCTGCAAAGGATCATGTTTCAATAGACCCGTTGGGCATAAATGCGTAGTATTCGCGAGCAATCAAGGGAGATGCAATGCGTGAAACCGTGACCGGACTGGTCCTGACATACAATGGTGAACGGCTGCTTGAAAAATGCCTCAAGTCGCTCGATTTTTGTGACGAGATTCTCGTCGTTGATTCCGATTCTTCTGACCGGACCCGGGAAATAGCTCAAGCGTGCGGCGCACGAGTCATAGTCAATCCATGGCCTGGCCCAGTAGCCCAATTCAAACTGGCACTCGCAGAAATCACCACGACGTGGGTTGTTTCATTGGATCAGGACGAATACCTCACAGATGAGTTGCGCAAAAACATTCTTGACAAACTATCCAAAAAAGAACGAGTCGCCGGGTATTACGTGCCGAGAAGCTCCTTCTATTTCAACAGGTTCATGAAGCATTCCGGATGGTATCCCGATTATCTGTTCCGAGTCTTTCAATCCGGCAAGATGGAAGTTACGGCTTCAGGCGCCCATTACCACTTCAAACCACGCGGCGAGACCATCAAATTGTCAGGCGACATTCTCCATTACCCCTATGAATCCTTTCAACAGCACATGGATAAAATCAACTACTACGCTGAAGAAGGTGCCGCCGCACTCCGCGAAAAGGGCAAGCGGGGGGGGATGCTCAACGCCTTGCTCCATGCCACGGTCCGCTTCATCAAAATCTACTTTTTGAAGCTCGGATTTCTGGATGGCAAAGCCGGATTTTGCAACGCTCTGGCCGGATACTATTACACTTTTCAGAAGTACATCCGGGTGGACGAAAAAGGCAAATGGGGAGAATAAAACGGTTCCCAATTTTTAAACATGGTATTCCTAAACGACTATGTTTGTGATAATGACTACCACATCATACTGACTTTTTTCTTTGGAGGAAAAAATGGGAGAGTTCAACCCCCAGGTGCTTTTTGATACCGCAATGTACTATGCCACTACTTATGGCGTAAAGCTCATTGTGGCTCTGATAATTTTCATTGTGGGACGGATTATCGCTCGCTATCTGGCCAACCTGACACGCAAGGTCATGCTCAAGGCCAAAATGGATGAAACGCTCGGCACGTTCCTGCGAAATATCATCTATTACGCCCTGCTTGCTGCCGTGATTATAGCTGCACTCGGCCAGGCCGGAATCAACGTAACCTCCTTCCTCGCAGTACTCGGTGCCGCCGGTTTGGCTGTCGGTCTCGCTCTCAAGGACTCCCTGTCCAACTTTGCAGCCGGCGTCATCCTTATCATGATGAATTTCTTCAAGAAAGGTGACTACATCACAGCAGGCGGAGAATCCGGCACTGTCAAGGCAATCAGCATCTTCAATACGGTTCTGACGACTCCAGACAACAAGATCATCACCGTTCCCAACTCCGCAATTCTTGGCGGAACCATCACCAATGTCACGGCCAATCCAACGCGCCGTGTAGATCTGGTTATGGGTATTGGATATGGCGACGATGTACTGAAGGCGAAGGCAACCCTGCAAAAGATTCTTGCAGACGAACCACGCGTCCTCGCCGAGCCGGCTCCGCAGGTGGAAGTCTACGAACTGGCAGACTCCTCAGTCAATTTTGTTGTACGCCCGTGGTGCAAAACAGAAGACTACTGGGGTGTCTACTTCGCTGTCACAGAGAAAGTGAAAATCGTATTCGATCAGGAAGGTATCTCCATCCCGTACCCGCAGCAGGATGTGCATATGTATACGGTTGACAAGGATTAGAAGAGGAATAAACCCCGCTTTCAGCGGCCAACAGGGAAGCCCCATCTAAAAGTCCTCTGCCACTTTTGGTTCAAGTCGATAAGTAAAAAATCCCCGGAAACAGTTGTTTCCGGGGATTTCTATTATTCCAAAATGACTTGCTACTCCGCACCAAAGGCGGAATCACCTGACATCGCCACCTAACGGCATCTCGACCACATCTACTGTGCGTCAATCCAGGCGTGAGCTTCTTTGACATCCAGCGTGCCTACATAAATGGCTCGACCGGATATGGCACCCTCAAGCCCCTTCTTGCACAGAGGATAGAGATTCTTGATGTCGTCCAGGGTGTGCACACCACCAGCCGCGATGACCGGCACGGAAGTCTTGGAACACAGAGCGGCCAGACCTTCGAGGTTAACGCCTGTCTGCATACCATCACGGGAAATGTCCGTATAAACGATAAACCGGATACCATCGGCTTCCAGCCGAGGCAGGACTTCATCAATAGTCAGCCCGGCATCCTCGACCCAGCCCTTGGTCTTGAGTTCTCCACCCACCGCGTCCAGAGAAACACCTATACGACCAGGCAAGGCCTTGCACAATTCGGAAAACAACACAGGATCTTCGAGTGCCATGGTACCGATAATCAGCCGATGCACACCGGCCTCAATGTACTTTTTGGCAGTGTCGATGTCACGAATGCCACCACCAAGCTGCACCGGAATATCTATGGCCGAACAAATGGATTTGATCAGCTCGAAGTTCCTGGGTACGCCAGAAAATGCGCCATCCAAATCAACGACATGCAGAAACCGGGCGCCCAGCTCGGCCCAGTATTTCGCCTGCGCCACAGGGTCAGTCCCGAATACGGTAACCTGATCCTCCTTACCCTGTGCAAGGCGGACACATTCACCATTTTTTATATCAACTGCGGGGAAAAGAATCATAATCCGAGTTCCATGAGTTTTTCTTCTATGCCATCCGAGGCAAGTCGGGTGGCTGTCACCCATTTGCCGCCACGATCGGCGAATTTGCCTGCTGAAAACAGGTTGTCCAAAAGAGCTTCCTGAGTTTCTTCGTACCGGGAACGGATCATCCGTTCCTGATTCACGTCAATCAGGTAGAAATCTATAGCGACTGAGGCAGGTTGCTTGACTCCGGCAGAGCTTCCATCACGCTCCCGCCAGGTCGTCAGTTGCGGCACTAGCAAGAAATCCGCTTGAATGCACTTGCCAACACCAAGCCAATATTTCCATGCTGACAGCTTGGGCAGACCGAAATCCTCAAAAACGACAACATCTTCGCACTGCTGAACAGCAGCGGGAGTGATATAGTCAAACACCTGATGTTTGTTCAAGGTGTCAGCGAGAATCATATCCAGCGTTTTCACAGTGCCTTCAGGGGCAGGCTTTCCTTCTTCATCAAGGTATCCTGCCAGAAGCTCCCAATTGTAAACGGGGTTGGTGAACCCGGCCACAGCAAGCTTGCCTTCGGGACGAGGTACTGCAGCCACCCGCTTGGATGTGCCGCAGCCTGTCAAAACCAACAGGCTCAGAGATACAACGACCAATCCGATAGATAGTGCGATGCGTTTCATCAGTCGAGACTCCCTTTGGTGCTGGAAACGCCGGTACGACCGACTGCAACGCCTTGAGCCAGGGCAAGGCCCAGGGCTTTGAAGGCAGCTTCCAGAAGATGGTGACCATTCAGGCCATATTCGTATTTGACGTGCAGGTTCATGCCTGCCTTGAATGCAAATGACTTGAGAAATTCGCGCCAGACGTCTTTTTCGTCGCCTGCAATAATATCGGGCAGCAGCACATCATCATAAACGAGATATGGACGACCTGACAGATCAATAACCACTTCAGCCAGAGCTTCATCCATGGGCACTTTTGCCGAAGCGACCCGATTGATACCTTTTTTGTCACCCAGCGCTTCGGCGAAGGCCTGCCCAAGACACAACCCGACATCCTCAAGGCTGTGATGCGTGTCGATCTCGAGATCCCCCTTGCATGTCAAGTCCAGATCGAATCTGGCCCAGAACGCACACAAAGTGAGCATGTGATCGGCAAAACCTATGCCGGTGTCCACATTCACTTTGCCCTCGCCATCCAAGGTCAATGTCAGCTTGATATCTGTTTCCTTGGTGGTACGGACCACCGAGGCCTGGCGTTTGCCCATGCTGCTACTCCTTCTGCAATGAAAAAAATTGCGTCAGACCGGACTGTATAGGAAAACTCTAGAAAAATAAACCGGGCAGAGTCGTCTCCACCCGGTCATATTTCATTATGCTTTTTCGGTTTGCTCTTCCGTTTTGGCGGCAACCTCATCCAATTCAGCTTCAGCGGCAGCCTCTTCCTCAGCCTGTTTCTTGAGATGACGTTTTTCCTTCTTTCCAAAGAAATAGGCCACCCAGATGCCGACCTCGTACAGGAAGATCAACGGTCCGGCCATGAGGCACTGTGTAAAGGGATCAGGCGGCGTAAGAACAGCGGCCAAAACAAACCCGATAAGAATCGCGTACTTCCGTTTCTTTCGTAATCCTGCCGATGAGACCATGCCCATACGGGCAAGGAAGAAAATAAACAGTGGCAACTCGAACACAAAACCGAAAGCAAACAGGAGCTTCAGACAGAAACTCAAATATTCGTTCAATTTGGGTGTGAACTGAATTCCTCCAGTGGAGAAACCTGCAAAAAACTCAAACCCAAACGGAAAGACAACGAAATACCCGAACAAGGCACCCGAAGTGAAGAACAAAGCCGAAATAACGGCCATAGGGATCATCCATTTGCGTTCGTGAGAGTACAGTCCGGGCGCAATGAAACCCCATATTTGAGCAAAGACATAGGGGCTGACAAGGAACAGGCCCGCCACAATGGATATCTTGATATGTGAAAAGAATGCCTCAGCAGGATAAGTATACTGGAAATGTCCCTGCTGCATCAATGCCAGTTGGAGGGAATCCATGAAAAGCTGCATTTGATCGGAATGAGCAAAGCCCTTCTCACTCAGAACCTGAGCCAATGCGCGCCCAAAGTCCTGATAAAACTCCGGGGTCAATATGGGATTTTGGGCAGCCTGATCCTGAAAGACCTTGATCATCGGCTGCATAAGGATGTCGAACATCCGTTCGGCAAAACTGTAACAGGCGATCATGCCGATGGCGATAGCGATAAAGGAACGAGTCAGACGAATTCGCAGTTCCCCCAGATGGTCCAACAAGGACATCTGTCCGGGTTCTTCCTCTTCAACATCAGACGCATCTTCGTCAGATGCCCCATTATCCGCACTTGATTCATCGGTCGCTTCAGAATCGTCGGAACCCTCCGAATCAGTAATATCGTCCTTGACATCTTCCAATTTTTCCTGCGCCTGCTCCAACTCCTCATCGGTAACAACAGCAGTGTCATCCTCTTCAAGCGAGGGATCGTCTTTGGGATCAATCACGGACTCGACCTCAGACTCCCCTGTATCAGGGGCTTTCACATCATCTTTTTCGGAACTCATGTGAATCTAGGCCTTTGTTTCGTCTGCGGCTTTGGGGGCAGAGGCTTCAGCCTGGACTTTTTCCAGCTCGGCCTTGGCAGCTTCAGCTTCAGCTTTTGCGGTTTCAGCTTCCAACTTGGCTTTCTCTGCCTTGCGACGAGCCAATTCCTCGTCCACTTCACGTTTGCGGGCTTCGGCTTCAGCCTTGTTAACTTCGTCATCCAGCGTGGACTTGACGTCATTACCAACGCGCTTGAACTCGGCCACACCTTTACCCAGAGAACGGAGCATTTCAGGCAATTTCTTTGGGCCGATAACGACAAGTGCCACCAGACAGATAATCAGTAACTCAGGTCCACCAATTCCAAACATGTATATTTCCTTGATTCTGAACTCTTACACGAAACGAAGCAACCCGATTTTCGCGTTGCCGGCAACAGGTCCGGCTCGAAATGTCCGACAGACACAAGTTGCCGTACTCGAACTTATGGAATCAACATCAATTCTTCAAATATTGTCAACATGAAATAGCCACAGGTCTGTGGCTATTTCATGTATTACTCTAATTTATT
The genomic region above belongs to uncultured Pseudodesulfovibrio sp. and contains:
- a CDS encoding uracil-xanthine permease family protein — translated: MSNIHSTEYNFRPKDALLGAQMLFVAFGALVLVPLLTGLDANVALFTAGAGTLVFQVITRGKVPVFLASSFAFIAPIIYGVQTWGIPATMCGLIGAGLLYVILSFLIRIYGSEMLRRVLPPIVTGPVIMVIGLILAPVAVNMAMGRTGDGGAWLVPNTTAMIIAGVALLTTIFASLLGKGWIKLIPILLGITVGYITSLILDATGFSAAQQAAFDPGTLQNWTAPALVSFSKIADAPILAIPNFVFPTWNLEAILFIVPVAIAPAIEHFGDILAIGGISGKDYVKDPGVQNTLLGDGVATSLAACLGGPPNTTYSEVSGAVALTRSFNPAIMTWAAITAILLAFVGKLGAFLGTIPVPVMGGIMILLFGAITVIGINTLVRAGTDLMLPRNLAIVAMILVFGIGGMSFDLVIVKLGGIGLAGILGVVLNLILPCKDCDQPLPDEISPSAPDHHTDL
- a CDS encoding glycosyltransferase family 2 protein — protein: MRETVTGLVLTYNGERLLEKCLKSLDFCDEILVVDSDSSDRTREIAQACGARVIVNPWPGPVAQFKLALAEITTTWVVSLDQDEYLTDELRKNILDKLSKKERVAGYYVPRSSFYFNRFMKHSGWYPDYLFRVFQSGKMEVTASGAHYHFKPRGETIKLSGDILHYPYESFQQHMDKINYYAEEGAAALREKGKRGGMLNALLHATVRFIKIYFLKLGFLDGKAGFCNALAGYYYTFQKYIRVDEKGKWGE
- a CDS encoding mechanosensitive ion channel domain-containing protein gives rise to the protein MGEFNPQVLFDTAMYYATTYGVKLIVALIIFIVGRIIARYLANLTRKVMLKAKMDETLGTFLRNIIYYALLAAVIIAALGQAGINVTSFLAVLGAAGLAVGLALKDSLSNFAAGVILIMMNFFKKGDYITAGGESGTVKAISIFNTVLTTPDNKIITVPNSAILGGTITNVTANPTRRVDLVMGIGYGDDVLKAKATLQKILADEPRVLAEPAPQVEVYELADSSVNFVVRPWCKTEDYWGVYFAVTEKVKIVFDQEGISIPYPQQDVHMYTVDKD
- the hisA gene encoding 1-(5-phosphoribosyl)-5-[(5-phosphoribosylamino)methylideneamino]imidazole-4-carboxamide isomerase yields the protein MILFPAVDIKNGECVRLAQGKEDQVTVFGTDPVAQAKYWAELGARFLHVVDLDGAFSGVPRNFELIKSICSAIDIPVQLGGGIRDIDTAKKYIEAGVHRLIIGTMALEDPVLFSELCKALPGRIGVSLDAVGGELKTKGWVEDAGLTIDEVLPRLEADGIRFIVYTDISRDGMQTGVNLEGLAALCSKTSVPVIAAGGVHTLDDIKNLYPLCKKGLEGAISGRAIYVGTLDVKEAHAWIDAQ
- the hisB gene encoding imidazoleglycerol-phosphate dehydratase HisB; translation: MGKRQASVVRTTKETDIKLTLTLDGEGKVNVDTGIGFADHMLTLCAFWARFDLDLTCKGDLEIDTHHSLEDVGLCLGQAFAEALGDKKGINRVASAKVPMDEALAEVVIDLSGRPYLVYDDVLLPDIIAGDEKDVWREFLKSFAFKAGMNLHVKYEYGLNGHHLLEAAFKALGLALAQGVAVGRTGVSSTKGSLD
- the tatC gene encoding twin-arginine translocase subunit TatC produces the protein MSSEKDDVKAPDTGESEVESVIDPKDDPSLEEDDTAVVTDEELEQAQEKLEDVKDDITDSEGSDDSEATDESSADNGASDEDASDVEEEEPGQMSLLDHLGELRIRLTRSFIAIAIGMIACYSFAERMFDILMQPMIKVFQDQAAQNPILTPEFYQDFGRALAQVLSEKGFAHSDQMQLFMDSLQLALMQQGHFQYTYPAEAFFSHIKISIVAGLFLVSPYVFAQIWGFIAPGLYSHERKWMIPMAVISALFFTSGALFGYFVVFPFGFEFFAGFSTGGIQFTPKLNEYLSFCLKLLFAFGFVFELPLFIFFLARMGMVSSAGLRKKRKYAILIGFVLAAVLTPPDPFTQCLMAGPLIFLYEVGIWVAYFFGKKEKRHLKKQAEEEAAAEAELDEVAAKTEEQTEKA
- the tatB gene encoding Sec-independent protein translocase protein TatB: MFGIGGPELLIICLVALVVIGPKKLPEMLRSLGKGVAEFKRVGNDVKSTLDDEVNKAEAEARKREVDEELARRKAEKAKLEAETAKAEAEAAKAELEKVQAEASAPKAADETKA